From Anaeromusa acidaminophila DSM 3853, a single genomic window includes:
- a CDS encoding SiaB family protein kinase — protein MSIDLLEIQKVLQNYGVLINFSGRFTQAIIEELGDAVKKYLEDDSMSQGDTYNVFSVFIEQTQNIRNYSIRKSSTAIGERIANSGIITIGRSEDGYFVASGNLIDNQDVAVLTAKFEELAGLDKIALKKRYKEEMRKPILSESDGAGLGIIDMARRAKKPMKYTFAHLDNEVSFFTLEVYV, from the coding sequence ATGAGTATTGATTTATTAGAAATTCAAAAAGTATTGCAAAATTATGGCGTATTGATTAATTTTTCTGGACGCTTTACGCAAGCAATTATTGAAGAACTTGGAGATGCAGTAAAAAAGTACTTAGAAGATGATTCTATGTCGCAGGGGGATACATACAACGTATTTTCAGTATTTATTGAACAGACGCAGAATATCAGGAACTATTCGATTCGCAAATCGTCTACTGCAATAGGAGAGAGGATTGCGAATTCTGGCATCATTACGATTGGACGTTCCGAGGATGGATATTTTGTGGCATCGGGAAATTTGATAGATAACCAAGATGTTGCAGTATTAACCGCTAAATTTGAAGAGCTTGCTGGCTTGGATAAAATAGCCTTAAAGAAACGGTATAAGGAAGAAATGAGAAAACCAATTTTGTCAGAGTCAGACGGTGCGGGGCTAGGAATTATAGATATGGCTAGACGCGCTAAAAAGCCTATGAAATATACTTTTGCACATCTTGATAATGAGGTGTCCTTTTTTACCTTAGAGGTTTACGTTTGA
- a CDS encoding helix-turn-helix domain-containing protein: MDCEKIGAMIYKLRKEKAMTQKQLADLMNISDKTISKWERGLGCPDISLLSELAKILDANIDELLAGKLTQNEMVCGNMKKLKFYVCPQCHNLITATGDATISCCSKKLTELLATPITSEHALTVEPVEEELYITSPHAMQKEHYISFVAYITGDKAFIAKQYPEWNLSLRFHKLGHGQLFFYCSNHGLFSQRI, encoded by the coding sequence ATGGATTGTGAAAAAATCGGCGCTATGATTTACAAGCTCCGCAAAGAAAAAGCTATGACCCAAAAACAACTGGCCGATCTTATGAATATCAGTGATAAAACGATTAGCAAATGGGAAAGAGGACTTGGCTGCCCTGACATCTCTCTCTTATCTGAATTGGCAAAAATTCTTGACGCCAACATCGATGAACTATTAGCAGGCAAATTAACGCAAAATGAAATGGTCTGTGGAAATATGAAAAAGCTAAAATTCTATGTGTGCCCCCAATGTCATAATTTAATTACCGCAACAGGCGATGCCACTATATCGTGCTGCAGTAAAAAATTGACCGAATTACTTGCTACGCCAATAACCTCGGAACACGCTCTTACTGTCGAGCCGGTTGAAGAAGAGCTTTATATAACATCTCCACACGCAATGCAAAAAGAACATTACATCTCTTTTGTCGCCTATATTACCGGCGATAAAGCGTTCATAGCGAAGCAATACCCGGAATGGAATCTTTCTTTACGTTTCCACAAACTAGGCCATGGTCAGCTTTTCTTTTATTGCTCAAATCATGGCCTCTTCTCTCAACGTATCTAA
- a CDS encoding HD-GYP domain-containing protein: MGRDINEELFDGERKVVDRAESAVNAPENVTNPLLGPYKALLGEYKKLLRQSQKVYYISDSQGYLVKKHQSELQNLLDNANQGFLTFGKDLQVSRQYSAECVRIFGREIAGESIVDLLSQGEKERKNSLAECLKVVFDGASGNREKIGEIPSRFPIGPLEVQVECKIVAAPESETDSFLVMMILTDISAQVEAEAKIEFLSYHDALTGLYNRAHADFALAEISRQNKSPLSIVIVDMNGLKLVNDVFGHLHGDAMLCRLAEVLRQVARQGDVLIRWGGDEFLLLLPCANEQECFAMCEEIRSRCKQIAGEAVPLSIAMGTATQTQSNLIFNELFALAESRMYKDKLQKSKEFRHAVLQVFQSSLNDACLEKKEHLQRVGKLAVAFAKHLEPDFAAESKKSLQRLAELHDIGKVAIAAELLGKESALTAEEREIVQKHSEIGYRLAQAIGEIEVAELILAVREHWDGSGYPYRLKGEKIPFFARLFSIVDAYDVMTHDQPYRKALSPEKAQAEIHACQGRQFDPVLAEQFCVFLTAGF; the protein is encoded by the coding sequence TTGGGAAGAGATATAAATGAAGAACTTTTTGATGGCGAGCGCAAGGTGGTTGATAGAGCGGAAAGTGCGGTGAATGCGCCCGAGAATGTGACAAATCCTTTGTTGGGGCCGTATAAAGCCCTTTTAGGGGAATATAAAAAACTACTAAGACAGTCGCAAAAGGTATATTATATTAGCGATAGTCAAGGGTATCTAGTAAAAAAACATCAATCAGAACTTCAAAATCTACTTGATAATGCTAATCAAGGCTTTTTAACTTTTGGTAAAGATCTGCAGGTGAGTCGACAATATAGTGCAGAATGCGTACGAATTTTTGGCAGAGAGATTGCAGGGGAGTCGATTGTAGATTTATTAAGTCAGGGAGAAAAAGAACGAAAAAATAGTTTGGCCGAGTGCTTAAAAGTGGTTTTTGACGGCGCATCAGGAAATCGTGAAAAAATAGGGGAAATTCCTTCTCGTTTTCCTATTGGACCGCTTGAAGTGCAGGTAGAATGTAAAATTGTTGCTGCACCGGAAAGTGAAACAGATTCTTTTTTAGTTATGATGATTTTGACGGATATTTCTGCACAAGTAGAAGCGGAAGCTAAAATTGAATTTTTGAGTTATCATGATGCGTTGACAGGGCTATATAATCGTGCGCATGCGGACTTTGCGTTGGCGGAGATTTCTCGACAAAATAAGTCGCCTCTTAGTATTGTTATAGTAGATATGAATGGATTAAAGTTAGTGAATGACGTGTTTGGACATCTGCATGGAGACGCCATGTTGTGCCGGTTGGCGGAAGTCTTACGGCAAGTTGCCCGTCAAGGAGATGTTCTTATTCGTTGGGGCGGTGATGAATTTTTGCTCCTACTGCCGTGCGCCAATGAACAGGAATGCTTTGCGATGTGTGAGGAGATACGCAGCAGGTGTAAACAAATCGCAGGGGAAGCAGTACCCTTAAGTATTGCGATGGGAACCGCGACACAGACGCAATCTAACTTAATTTTTAACGAACTCTTTGCGCTAGCTGAGAGTCGAATGTATAAGGATAAGCTTCAGAAAAGCAAAGAGTTTCGTCATGCCGTTTTGCAAGTGTTTCAATCGTCCTTAAACGATGCTTGCCTTGAAAAAAAAGAGCATTTGCAGCGAGTAGGGAAACTGGCGGTTGCCTTTGCTAAGCATTTGGAACCAGACTTTGCCGCTGAGTCAAAGAAGTCGTTGCAAAGATTAGCGGAACTTCATGATATTGGAAAAGTGGCGATTGCAGCGGAGCTATTAGGAAAAGAGAGCGCTTTGACCGCAGAAGAGCGGGAAATAGTGCAAAAACATAGTGAAATTGGGTATCGGTTGGCGCAAGCCATTGGAGAGATAGAAGTTGCAGAGCTAATTCTCGCGGTTCGTGAGCATTGGGATGGAAGCGGCTATCCCTATCGGCTCAAAGGGGAAAAAATCCCTTTTTTTGCAAGGCTATTTTCAATTGTAGACGCGTATGACGTAATGACTCATGACCAGCCTTATAGGAAAGCTTTATCACCGGAAAAGGCGCAAGCGGAAATCCATGCATGCCAAGGCCGACAGTTTGATCCTGTTTTGGCGGAACAATTTTGCGTTTTTTTAACGGCGGGCTTTTGA
- a CDS encoding DUF1987 domain-containing protein gives MEGLYIEQTKSTPRVEFDAQRGKLSIEGQSYPENAFRFYEPIFKWLEDYLNATDTELILDIYFHMPYINTSSAKCIMMLLDILENAYQQGKKVKIRWYYDEENEEALECAEEFKEDLELPFEISLVGGV, from the coding sequence ATGGAAGGTTTATATATTGAACAGACAAAATCAACCCCGAGGGTGGAGTTTGACGCCCAAAGAGGGAAGTTATCTATTGAAGGGCAATCCTATCCGGAAAATGCATTCCGGTTTTATGAGCCGATTTTTAAGTGGTTAGAAGACTATCTAAATGCGACAGATACGGAACTTATCTTGGACATTTATTTTCATATGCCGTATATCAATACAAGCAGCGCAAAATGCATCATGATGCTCTTGGATATTCTTGAAAATGCATATCAACAAGGGAAAAAAGTTAAAATTCGCTGGTATTATGATGAAGAAAACGAGGAAGCCTTAGAGTGCGCGGAAGAGTTTAAGGAAGATCTGGAGCTGCCGTTTGAGATTAGTCTTGTTGGAGGCGTGTAA
- a CDS encoding ArsR/SmtB family transcription factor: MEKAIATMTANYLKAMSHPSRIKIIKILVEQDHYVKDIAAKLNIEQSNLSQHLNVLKKQGIVDSKSEGTSVLYWLKNPTTHKIITAAEDALKEQITQSQALLKRF, translated from the coding sequence ATGGAAAAAGCCATAGCTACTATGACAGCAAATTATCTTAAAGCAATGTCTCATCCTAGCCGAATCAAAATAATAAAAATTTTAGTCGAACAGGATCACTATGTAAAAGATATTGCAGCCAAGCTCAACATAGAGCAGTCAAACTTGTCCCAACATTTGAACGTACTAAAAAAGCAAGGAATTGTTGACTCAAAAAGCGAAGGAACGAGCGTATTGTACTGGTTGAAAAATCCTACTACCCATAAAATCATCACAGCCGCAGAAGATGCTTTAAAAGAGCAGATAACCCAAAGTCAAGCACTGTTAAAGCGTTTTTAA
- a CDS encoding bifunctional diguanylate cyclase/phosphodiesterase, whose translation MKKAGDSHQHDGVFSIKSIRMRLLLIMLALMCGSLSLLTGLSYYFSDKALSKSVNETAAAISLDYSQRAGAFVKELVVFVQDIAVNPHIVNPQNRQEIVAVLALSLQRNNKFTGINYGDLAGNVIRAQGDTAYLGDRDYYLKAIKTKELTISEPLVSKGSGRLSIAIAAPVLVDGEVKAVIQATMPLDSLNELVGAIRFMDSGYGFIADQSGVVIAHAVRPEINGKVRISKVQTEVERVPEADERLAELFTKALAGEGPVQGVYTLRNRPTFTVMTPVELQGGARWLLGVSAPESEVIAEVVTLNTILLLAALVCVVLGAIVIVLISRRFARPEEKYFKAFRYVDDAVGIVSFASGTFIEVNEAFFELLGYERDEVLAKPVDALGLWVEEKNHQVQRLLKNERSVSKVETLWRGRNGEIRIGLFSADVFEMGDERYYVFVWHDITEQKKAEENLQKAYEMLEQKVEERTQELFAANEELTAANEEMLAMNDELDMANRRLQEENSIRCQTEDKLLLRERQYRAATALLTRPVENVEVLMEKMLANALQLVQATGGFVGIYNDAGTSVTLHHGIGMPQEAVKAPLTADDGPLKKMHETGESLFIKDSWWNKVFQKEDLRNSSVILIPLQQGRAVKGVLAASWIGEERPLEEETAEVLRQFADLAVLALERAEAQEKISHMAFFDLLTGLPNRVNLNLYLEKEFAKVSTGAAAGVLYFIDMDDLKTINDTFGHSAGDKVIMQAGETLRRSMKEELFVARISGDEFVVVDPRQEAAPQAEALADEMIKELCQEYDLGEAKIQMSASIGIVEYPQHGLVPEVILQKADIAMYAAKETGRNCWHVFEASLLEKTSEDTMLINAMRFALEREEMFLQYQPQWTVDGTKIIGVEALLRWESREHGRISPARFIPLAERSRLILQLGQWVFQRACSFARRLAAMGRSDIRVAVNISSRQLKEEGFVSFIVETLEAHGVQPSQIELEVTESVFIDNMEGSIFKLKQLKERGIQLSVDDFGTGFSSLSYLRKLPVNCLKIDKSFVDNIACDELQLQFVNSIINMGHTLGVSIVAEGVETEEQRSRLSQCHCDYVQGYLLSKPIMEEEAVAAILGATVKREDRFH comes from the coding sequence ATGAAAAAAGCAGGAGATTCCCATCAGCATGATGGTGTTTTTAGCATTAAAAGCATACGGATGCGGCTGTTACTCATTATGTTGGCGCTTATGTGCGGTTCGCTAAGTTTGCTAACTGGTTTGAGCTACTATTTTTCCGACAAAGCATTATCGAAAAGCGTTAATGAAACAGCGGCTGCCATTAGTCTTGATTATTCGCAACGCGCTGGCGCTTTTGTAAAAGAATTAGTGGTTTTTGTACAAGATATAGCGGTAAACCCGCATATTGTGAATCCACAAAACCGCCAGGAAATTGTAGCGGTGCTGGCTTTGAGTTTGCAACGCAACAATAAGTTTACGGGTATTAACTATGGAGATCTTGCAGGGAATGTGATTCGTGCGCAAGGAGATACCGCTTATTTAGGTGATCGTGACTATTATCTAAAGGCAATTAAAACGAAAGAGCTTACTATTTCCGAACCGTTAGTATCCAAAGGCTCTGGACGGCTGTCTATTGCTATTGCCGCCCCGGTTCTGGTAGATGGTGAAGTGAAGGCGGTTATTCAAGCGACAATGCCCCTCGATAGCCTTAACGAACTTGTTGGCGCGATTCGTTTTATGGACAGCGGTTATGGCTTTATTGCCGATCAGTCCGGAGTAGTTATCGCGCATGCAGTTCGCCCTGAAATCAATGGCAAGGTACGTATCAGCAAGGTACAAACAGAAGTAGAGAGGGTTCCTGAAGCAGACGAACGGCTAGCGGAATTGTTCACAAAGGCGCTTGCTGGAGAAGGCCCTGTGCAAGGCGTGTATACGTTAAGGAATAGACCGACTTTCACGGTAATGACGCCTGTGGAGCTTCAAGGAGGGGCCCGCTGGCTTTTGGGAGTTTCAGCGCCGGAAAGCGAAGTAATCGCTGAGGTCGTAACCCTTAATACCATTTTATTGCTAGCGGCTTTAGTTTGTGTCGTTCTTGGAGCCATTGTAATTGTTCTTATCAGCAGACGTTTTGCAAGGCCGGAGGAAAAATATTTTAAAGCCTTTCGTTATGTCGATGATGCAGTAGGAATTGTAAGTTTTGCTTCAGGAACTTTTATTGAGGTCAATGAGGCGTTTTTTGAACTATTGGGCTATGAGCGCGACGAAGTTTTGGCAAAGCCAGTAGATGCCCTTGGTCTGTGGGTGGAAGAAAAAAATCATCAGGTTCAGCGGCTGCTCAAAAATGAGCGTTCTGTAAGCAAGGTAGAGACTTTGTGGCGTGGACGAAACGGTGAAATTCGGATTGGCCTTTTTTCCGCGGATGTATTTGAAATGGGCGACGAACGCTACTATGTATTTGTTTGGCATGATATTACGGAGCAAAAAAAAGCGGAAGAAAACTTGCAAAAAGCATATGAAATGCTCGAACAGAAAGTAGAGGAGCGAACGCAAGAACTTTTTGCTGCTAATGAAGAACTTACTGCTGCCAACGAAGAGATGCTGGCGATGAATGACGAATTAGATATGGCAAATCGACGCTTGCAGGAAGAAAATAGTATACGCTGTCAAACCGAAGACAAGCTGTTATTACGCGAGCGGCAGTATCGAGCTGCTACTGCTTTATTGACTCGTCCTGTTGAAAATGTCGAAGTGCTTATGGAGAAAATGCTGGCCAATGCATTGCAACTGGTGCAGGCGACAGGCGGCTTTGTGGGTATTTATAATGACGCCGGAACGTCGGTGACGCTTCATCATGGAATCGGCATGCCGCAAGAGGCTGTTAAGGCGCCTCTTACGGCTGATGATGGACCGCTTAAGAAAATGCACGAAACAGGGGAGTCTTTATTTATCAAAGATTCCTGGTGGAATAAGGTTTTTCAAAAAGAAGATTTGCGAAATTCCAGTGTTATCTTGATTCCGCTGCAACAGGGACGGGCGGTTAAAGGTGTTTTGGCGGCGAGCTGGATTGGCGAGGAGCGCCCCTTGGAAGAAGAGACGGCAGAAGTGTTGCGGCAATTCGCAGATTTGGCGGTGTTGGCTTTGGAACGAGCCGAAGCGCAGGAAAAGATTAGCCATATGGCATTTTTTGATTTACTAACTGGCTTGCCTAATCGGGTAAATTTAAATTTGTATCTTGAAAAGGAGTTTGCAAAAGTTAGTACAGGAGCAGCAGCAGGCGTTTTGTATTTTATTGATATGGATGATTTGAAAACCATAAATGATACTTTTGGCCATTCGGCGGGAGATAAGGTGATTATGCAGGCTGGGGAAACCCTGCGGCGTAGTATGAAAGAGGAGCTCTTTGTTGCGCGTATTAGCGGCGATGAGTTTGTTGTTGTCGATCCTAGGCAAGAAGCGGCTCCGCAGGCGGAGGCGTTGGCGGATGAAATGATTAAAGAGCTCTGCCAGGAATACGATTTAGGGGAAGCTAAGATTCAAATGTCCGCCAGCATCGGCATTGTTGAATATCCCCAGCATGGCTTAGTGCCTGAAGTTATTTTGCAAAAGGCGGACATTGCCATGTATGCGGCTAAAGAAACCGGTCGCAATTGCTGGCATGTTTTTGAAGCGTCCCTATTGGAAAAAACATCGGAAGATACGATGTTGATTAATGCAATGCGCTTTGCTTTAGAGAGAGAAGAGATGTTTTTGCAATATCAGCCGCAATGGACGGTGGATGGGACGAAAATTATTGGCGTAGAAGCGTTGCTGCGCTGGGAGAGCAGAGAACATGGACGCATCTCCCCGGCGAGATTTATTCCCTTGGCTGAAAGGAGCCGCTTGATTTTGCAGCTGGGGCAATGGGTATTTCAACGTGCTTGTTCTTTTGCCAGGCGCCTAGCGGCCATGGGAAGAAGCGATATTCGGGTGGCTGTGAATATTTCTTCGCGCCAGCTCAAGGAAGAAGGGTTTGTTTCTTTTATTGTAGAGACCCTAGAAGCGCACGGCGTTCAGCCTTCGCAAATCGAGCTTGAAGTTACGGAAAGCGTATTTATCGACAATATGGAAGGCAGTATATTTAAACTGAAGCAGCTAAAAGAGCGCGGCATTCAATTGTCAGTGGATGACTTTGGAACAGGCTTTTCTTCTTTATCGTATTTGAGAAAATTACCGGTAAACTGCCTGAAAATTGATAAGTCTTTTGTTGATAACATTGCCTGCGATGAGTTGCAACTTCAATTTGTTAACTCCATCATTAACATGGGGCATACGTTGGGCGTTAGCATTGTGGCGGAAGGCGTTGAAACCGAGGAGCAACGAAGCAGGTTGAGCCAGTGTCATTGCGATTATGTGCAAGGCTATCTGCTGAGTAAACCCATTATGGAAGAAGAAGCCGTTGCGGCAATTCTTGGGGCAACCGTTAAAAGGGAAGATCGCTTTCATTGA
- a CDS encoding AAA family ATPase, whose protein sequence is MNFINTLTSAELVLASESVPLIVGESGIGKTDLAKELARKKSWSLITIDANLLKEGEIGGLPTVIDSTTIYAVHHKLKELEKAAAQGETVLLFIDEINRCEHAVQQELMNLILNREINGFTLPPTVKILAAMNPSGKYGAEYDYQVVDMDVAQENRFVWLYMEPDYQQWLDWATEAGLEAKVIEFIATFPEYLHKINESDLRATPRSYERISSIYKNYHENAASISRSVFLNVIRGNVGRVIAEEFVSFVESNYEPLITYEDIFSGASLSDAVRQRIKAESHTRLYLAAKNILKHLEAQLAQESNEPVQIVSRLISFLQACPADLMIGLMKDMKQNYEQTYTAALADDAFVEAYFATYRASR, encoded by the coding sequence GTGAATTTTATCAATACCTTAACAAGCGCTGAGTTAGTACTTGCAAGTGAATCTGTCCCTCTCATTGTCGGTGAAAGCGGCATTGGCAAGACCGATCTAGCGAAAGAACTAGCCCGCAAAAAAAGCTGGAGTCTCATCACCATTGACGCCAATCTCTTAAAAGAAGGCGAAATCGGAGGCCTGCCTACGGTAATAGACAGTACAACGATTTATGCCGTCCATCATAAATTAAAAGAATTAGAAAAAGCTGCCGCCCAGGGCGAAACGGTCCTATTGTTTATTGATGAAATCAATCGCTGTGAGCATGCCGTACAGCAGGAGTTAATGAATTTAATTTTAAACCGGGAAATTAACGGCTTTACCCTGCCGCCAACCGTAAAAATCCTGGCAGCTATGAATCCTTCCGGTAAATATGGCGCCGAATATGACTACCAAGTCGTCGATATGGATGTCGCCCAGGAAAATCGCTTTGTTTGGCTCTATATGGAACCAGATTATCAGCAGTGGCTCGACTGGGCGACAGAAGCCGGACTCGAAGCAAAAGTCATTGAATTTATTGCTACTTTTCCTGAGTACCTGCATAAAATCAACGAATCAGACTTACGGGCCACCCCGAGAAGCTATGAACGGATCTCTAGTATTTATAAGAACTACCATGAAAATGCCGCTTCGATTTCCCGTTCCGTCTTCCTAAATGTAATTCGCGGCAATGTAGGCCGAGTCATTGCCGAAGAATTTGTCAGCTTTGTCGAATCAAACTATGAACCGCTTATTACCTATGAAGATATCTTTTCTGGCGCATCCTTATCTGACGCGGTGCGCCAGCGAATCAAAGCAGAAAGCCATACAAGACTCTATCTTGCGGCGAAAAACATCCTTAAGCACCTGGAAGCCCAGCTAGCCCAGGAATCTAATGAGCCAGTGCAAATCGTCAGCCGTCTGATTAGTTTTTTACAGGCTTGTCCTGCCGACTTAATGATCGGGCTCATGAAGGATATGAAACAAAATTATGAACAAACCTATACAGCGGCCCTCGCTGATGATGCTTTCGTCGAAGCTTATTTTGCGACCTACCGCGCAAGCAGGTGA
- a CDS encoding SpoIIE family protein phosphatase: protein MNKQEPRLEAGNLGLIYNQNTINVVVLACLVIMASVVLTGTMSYFVTRDAALDKLKTKDMVNIIDAVDSKIAGRIERAKETSLLLARDPAVAAWILSSEKDEMHGKIAKARLEEIYRNYDYANAFIVSAVTNQYWAEGARMIQVMSPTDPMASWFFSSLKLHKEVLLNIDYNSARQNTFIFVNALVGDVDKPIGIAGVGLSIKEFAAEFQRYKYSRNSVIWLVDEKGKIHLADEVAQNGMYLNDYMPPEVAAAIIDDKEATVKNARTLDYEDAQGKVFDLAYQKMQGTDWKLVIRVPREESLTVLNSIKWNTMVASLITLALSIFVFYFVSRKIANPLKQALLLNQEMERLVLTRTSELSLQNERIMDSISYAKRLQEAILPASSELDATFKEHFVIWKPRDIVGGDFYWSRRVNSHKSLIALCDCTGHGVPGAFMTMAVNTLLNHIVAQGVHNPSEVLAKLNREFKATLHRQQQTDITDDGLDIGICLIEGRRITFAGAKIVLYRLRDGQICAVKGDRKSIGYRRAKEDLQFTTHELMAQEEDRFYLATDGYTDQNGEENEYPFGRKRLITSLEACATMPMEGQKQWLTQCLKEYQGRESQRDDITLLGFSLR from the coding sequence ATGAACAAACAAGAGCCAAGACTGGAAGCAGGCAATTTGGGGCTGATTTACAATCAAAACACGATTAATGTCGTTGTTCTTGCTTGTTTGGTCATTATGGCATCGGTCGTTCTTACTGGCACTATGAGTTATTTTGTCACACGTGATGCGGCTTTGGATAAACTTAAAACCAAAGACATGGTGAATATTATCGATGCTGTTGATTCTAAAATCGCTGGAAGAATCGAAAGAGCCAAAGAAACTTCATTGCTTTTGGCGCGTGACCCAGCGGTTGCGGCATGGATTTTGAGCAGCGAGAAAGATGAAATGCATGGAAAAATTGCCAAAGCTCGCTTAGAAGAAATTTATCGTAATTATGATTATGCCAATGCCTTTATTGTGAGTGCGGTAACAAACCAATATTGGGCGGAAGGCGCTCGGATGATTCAAGTTATGTCTCCGACTGATCCGATGGCAAGCTGGTTTTTTTCAAGCTTGAAATTACATAAAGAGGTACTGCTTAATATTGATTATAATAGTGCGAGACAAAATACCTTTATTTTCGTAAACGCCTTGGTGGGGGATGTTGATAAGCCAATCGGAATTGCTGGCGTAGGCTTGAGTATCAAGGAATTTGCGGCTGAGTTTCAGCGGTATAAATACAGCCGGAATAGTGTGATTTGGCTGGTAGATGAAAAGGGGAAAATTCATTTAGCCGATGAGGTAGCTCAAAACGGGATGTATTTAAATGATTATATGCCTCCAGAGGTGGCTGCGGCGATTATCGATGATAAAGAAGCGACTGTAAAGAATGCACGGACTCTTGATTATGAAGATGCACAGGGGAAAGTCTTCGATTTAGCTTATCAAAAGATGCAAGGTACTGATTGGAAATTAGTAATACGAGTGCCGCGTGAAGAAAGCTTGACCGTTTTGAATAGCATTAAGTGGAATACGATGGTTGCAAGTTTAATTACCCTAGCGCTTTCTATCTTTGTTTTTTATTTTGTTTCTCGAAAAATTGCTAACCCCTTAAAACAGGCGTTGCTGCTTAACCAAGAAATGGAACGCTTGGTATTGACTCGGACAAGCGAGCTGTCTTTGCAAAACGAAAGGATCATGGATAGTATAAGCTATGCGAAGCGGTTGCAAGAGGCGATCCTTCCGGCGAGTTCTGAACTAGACGCAACTTTTAAGGAACATTTTGTGATTTGGAAGCCGCGAGATATTGTAGGCGGCGATTTTTATTGGAGTCGGCGAGTCAATTCCCATAAAAGCCTTATTGCGCTTTGCGATTGTACAGGTCATGGTGTGCCAGGGGCGTTTATGACGATGGCAGTAAACACGTTACTGAATCACATAGTGGCGCAGGGAGTGCATAACCCTTCTGAGGTGTTGGCTAAGTTAAATCGCGAATTTAAAGCTACCTTACATCGGCAACAGCAGACGGATATTACAGATGACGGCTTGGATATAGGAATTTGCCTGATTGAAGGAAGGCGCATTACTTTTGCTGGGGCGAAGATTGTTTTGTATAGGCTAAGGGATGGTCAGATATGCGCTGTAAAAGGAGACCGAAAAAGTATTGGCTATCGTCGTGCCAAAGAGGACCTGCAATTTACAACCCATGAACTCATGGCGCAAGAGGAAGATCGTTTTTATTTGGCTACCGATGGCTATACGGATCAGAATGGTGAAGAAAATGAGTATCCCTTTGGGCGTAAACGTTTGATTACAAGCCTTGAAGCGTGCGCAACTATGCCGATGGAGGGGCAGAAGCAGTGGTTGACTCAGTGTTTGAAGGAATATCAGGGGAGGGAGTCACAGCGTGACGATATTACGTTGCTTGGCTTTTCCCTGCGGTAA
- a CDS encoding DMT family transporter, with amino-acid sequence MNQFFHCSRPWGWLFLVVLLWGVNSVSIKYLTSFFPPLALAPIRLTLASLPLLSFVFYQYGFRALSMQAFLPIGGIALFCIFLHQIALTLGLAATSSTHSVLILGLSPLLTVAGAMLYEKESLAPAKLLGVFLGFCGLGFVVLGKSQYGATLVGDALILLATLTFVIGSFFVKKATLQLPPLVVTAYSHALAAAALVLLGLLTNSTWMYASATEPFPIAVLLFSSFMSTALGALLWNMSIQQVGPSTASLFQNATPVIGILASSFFLNEELAWNHFCALTLVLCGVFYGTGIIQLPNRMSASIKKNL; translated from the coding sequence TTGAATCAATTCTTCCATTGTTCACGCCCATGGGGCTGGCTCTTTTTAGTAGTGCTCCTCTGGGGTGTCAACTCAGTCTCAATAAAATATCTTACCTCTTTTTTCCCTCCCTTGGCTTTAGCTCCCATCCGCCTAACACTGGCAAGCTTACCTCTGTTATCATTTGTATTTTATCAATACGGCTTTCGAGCGCTATCCATGCAGGCATTCCTGCCAATTGGCGGCATCGCTTTGTTTTGTATTTTTTTGCATCAAATTGCCTTAACATTAGGACTTGCCGCAACCAGCAGCACTCATAGCGTACTTATTCTTGGTTTAAGCCCCTTACTCACGGTAGCTGGCGCCATGCTGTATGAAAAAGAATCCCTTGCACCAGCTAAGCTGCTAGGAGTTTTCTTAGGATTTTGCGGGTTAGGTTTCGTCGTGCTGGGAAAGTCCCAATACGGAGCCACTTTAGTGGGAGATGCCCTTATACTCCTTGCAACGCTAACCTTTGTAATTGGTTCTTTTTTTGTAAAAAAAGCAACCCTCCAGCTTCCGCCCTTGGTAGTTACCGCGTACAGCCATGCCCTTGCCGCTGCCGCCCTTGTGCTTTTGGGATTACTTACTAATTCCACTTGGATGTACGCCTCCGCCACTGAGCCTTTCCCCATTGCCGTGCTTCTTTTTTCCAGCTTTATGAGCACAGCGTTGGGAGCGCTGCTATGGAATATGAGCATTCAACAAGTTGGCCCATCTACTGCGTCTCTATTTCAAAATGCAACGCCCGTTATCGGCATCTTGGCTTCCTCGTTCTTTTTAAATGAAGAATTGGCTTGGAATCATTTTTGCGCTCTCACTTTAGTCTTATGTGGCGTCTTTTATGGAACAGGTATAATCCAATTACCCAATAGAATGTCTGCCTCCATTAAAAAGAATTTATAA